The Vigna unguiculata cultivar IT97K-499-35 chromosome 11, ASM411807v1, whole genome shotgun sequence genomic sequence ATGGGTGACCTGGATAATGTTGACCCAGTTTTTTGGGTGCTtatcttcaaaaaaaaatcctCCAATTAACTTTTATAGAAGCTCTATATTTTGGgcattttacatttaaaataaaaaactacatTCCTTAttaaaagctttcttaaattgTATTTCATATTCCATCTTTTGAGAAGAAGAGAGTTCAAAAAAATTGGATCAGCATCAACATTAAAGAAGATTTCCAATATGGGGTAGGGATGGAAACTAGTAagctaacaaaaaaaaaaaaagcattgaCCTACTTGTACAGAGTAATCTGAAATCAAGTTCCACCTATCTCACTGCCCAAGAATATCCTAGATGTGCATCCATATATAAGTCCCTATCCAAATTACAAAATATCCCACATCCACGATAAGTCCTATCAATAAGATTTGAactttgaaatatgaaataaccCATAGTACTCAGGATTTGCCAGTATACTTTAAATTGTATTGAAAACAGTGTTCCACATGATTCATCAGAGTGGAAATGATGAAGGCACATGAGACTTTCCCCATTTTCCAATTCTGGTCATGCCACCAACACATGTTAACCAAGTTTTAGACGATTCTTAGGTGTTTCAACTTAGTTTTGttacaaatagaaagaaaaagaacacGAAAACCTTATTGTCATGTTCTACTCTCATCTCTGCCACATGTCTCTAGGTTGCAATGggtgaaaattttgaacaaatactCTCATCTCTGTTTCtgtcaagtttttttttcaatgatccCTCTCATCTGTATTATTCTCTTTGGAGGCTCTGATCTCTGTTTTATCAAACCTCAAACACTATTTCTAGACTCTTACATACAAACATTTTGCTTCTATTTCTCTAACAACTTTAGCATTTCTCAATTAAGTTTCACAAGATGGGTCCAAGTTTccgttaatgttttaattatgttcaTTGTCCTATAAATCATTAACTTCCGTTGATTCGAGTTCTGCAGGTTCTTTTAGTCTATTCTACATATTTTAGCAGGGTTTCCAAGCCTATTAGCAGCTTCACCATTCATTACAAGTATATGGTACATCTTGGCAACATTCAGTTTCCCATACTTTGAAAATCTAGGCAGAAAATAGAACCAATAACAAAATCACAATAAAGTAATCGAGAAATACAAACAAGGTTGTCAGTCAAATTTTCTCCCTCCGCCCAAAAACATGAATAATTAACTAAGCCCTCAAACACTAAGAAAGCAACCACCAGGTATTTCAGTAGTatcttaacttaaaaaaatcacCAAGTGCAAATCTATCATTGAAGATTCAGTTTCCTAGCTGAAAAACGTAAATGAGAATCATGAAAACTAAATAACAAAGTTGAAAACTGACCAGGCACCACTTTGGGTGGATCTTCCTTAGCATCTTGAGCACAAACATATCGCTGGCCTTTATACCACACCAACTGAGGTGTATTGGGCGCATAATTTTTGCCATCAGGCAAATTGATGTAGAAACCAATAACATCCCCTTCCTTGTACCCTTCCTCTCCATACTTCTCCCTACTCGCCTTATGAATCTTACTCCCATCAATGTCCCGATAGCCAAAACTGTTCCCATCGTACCCAACCGGAGCCTGCAAATCACCCTTCTCAGTCGACCACCCAAGGCGCGTGTGCCCAGTCTCCCCCAACTTCACAACCCTAATCTCGAAGTACCACGCGCCTTCCACGACTCCGCGCGTTGCCCTCACCATTCTGTAACCCTTGGTGCTCCCCGCACTCATTCTGTCCTCGCTCAATTCCACCTTCTCTGCTTTGTAAACCTTCGACAGACAAATCTTCATCTCCGCCGTGTCGTCGCTCTTGTCGGGGAACCGCGGCACCGGCGTAATCAGCACGTTGTCCTCGCCGTTTGcatggttgttgttgttgccgttgttgttattgttgcggttgtttttcttcttcccctTCCGCGTCGACTTCGTCGCCCACACgttgttgtttttcttcttcgaTTTTTTCGCGTTCGGCGCCGAGCCGTTCGCTGCGGGAGTAGTCGCATTGTTGGCGCCCTCCGCCGTCGCTGGCACAGGCGAGTCCTCCTTCGCCGCCTCCGCCGTAATAGATGAGAGC encodes the following:
- the LOC114169896 gene encoding protein TRAUCO, translating into MDSLQATYKDEEDEEDEVPPPTTATTALATDSESPEAPPATTSTPSDTPTEQPNDARSEPDPSDELSDEEAASDGSKKSPKSGREEGDASDEEPPPKKQKQLSSITAEAAKEDSPVPATAEGANNATTPAANGSAPNAKKSKKKNNNVWATKSTRKGKKKNNRNNNNNGNNNNHANGEDNVLITPVPRFPDKSDDTAEMKICLSKVYKAEKVELSEDRMSAGSTKGYRMVRATRGVVEGAWYFEIRVVKLGETGHTRLGWSTEKGDLQAPVGYDGNSFGYRDIDGSKIHKASREKYGEEGYKEGDVIGFYINLPDGKNYAPNTPQLVWYKGQRYVCAQDAKEDPPKVVPGSEISFFKNGICQGVAFKDLHGGRYYPAASMFTLPNEPNCTVKFNFGPDFECFPEDFKERPIPRPMIEVPYHGFDNRVENGESNEKKPQKE